Proteins from one Candida orthopsilosis Co 90-125, chromosome 2 draft sequence genomic window:
- a CDS encoding Tif34 translation initiation factor eIF3, p39 subunit, translating into MRPIKLMGHERSLTQVKYNREGDLLFSVAKDNAASIWYSSNGERLGTLEGHNGVIWSIDVDPETELCATGGGDLAIKLWKVETGECVYTWNSPSPVRRVAFSPDGSKLLAIADQVMGHVGTITVYDINRDPSTLTQQSENPSLVIEREEDGARATVAGWSGDGKYIIAGHNDGFVSKYDAETGKLIKKIQAHGIHNEEKIVSVTDIQFAPEDKSYFITSSKDKCATLIDVDTFEILKVYKADAPMNTAAITPLKDFVILGGGQEARNVTTTAESQGKFEARFYHKIFEEEIGRVKGHFGPLNTVAVHPDGTGYSSGGEDGFIRVHSFDKSYIDFLFDAERTEKAAAAGNI; encoded by the coding sequence ATGAGACCAATCAAGTTAATGGGACATGAGCGTTCTTTAACGCAAGTGAAATACAATAGAGAGGGTGATTTACTTTTCTCTGTCGCAAAAGATAATGCAGCATCGATTTGgtattcatcaaatggagAAAGATTAGGAACTTTAGAAGGACATAACGGTGTGATCTGGTCGATTGATGTTGATCCAGAAACCGAATTATGTGcaactggtggtggtgatttgGCTATAAAATTGTGGAAGGTTGAAACGGGAGAATGCGTTTACACATGGAACAGCCCTTCACCTGTAAGAAGAGTTGCATTTTCACCAGATGGATCAAAGTTATTGGCAATTGCTGACCAAGTAATGGGTCATGTTGGTACGATAACTGTATATGACATAAACCGTGATCCAAGCACTTTAACGCAGCAGAGCGAAAATCCATCCTTGGTCATTGAAAGAGAGGAAGATGGCGCCAGGGCTACCGTTGCTGGGTGGTCAGGTGACGGCAAATACATAATAGCTGGACATAATGATGGCTTTGTATCCAAGTACGATGCTGAAACCGGTAAGTTGATTAAAAAGATCCAAGCACACGGTATACATAACGAGGAAAAGATAGTAAGTGTCACTGATATTCAATTTGCACCAGAAGATAAATCGTACTTTATAACTTCATCAAAGGACAAATGTGCTACTTTGATCGATGTTGAcacttttgaaatattaAAGGTTTACAAAGCTGATGCTCCTATGAACACGGCTGCCATCACGCCGTTAAAAGATTTCGTAATTTTAGGTGGTGGTCAAGAAGCAAGGAATGTCACCACTACAGCTGAGTCACAAGGTAAGTTTGAGGCCAGATTTTAtcacaaaatatttgaagaagaaattggacGTGTCAAGGGTCATTTCGGTCCATTAAACACTGTTGCCGTACACCCAGACGGTACTGGTTACAGTAGTGGAGGAGAAGATGGTTTCATTAGAGTTCACTCGTTTGACAAATCATATATTGATTTCCTCTTTGACGCAGAGAGAACTGAAAAAGCTGCAGCTGCAGGAAACATTTAG
- a CDS encoding Coq4 protein (protein with a putative role in coenzyme Q biosynthesis) produces the protein MMITRVSKGSSLLSSSTRSQKRTFIFTTLATTVFGSVLWSKNNVLASMMENGELHYDDPNKKFNLDKRPMFQRPDPEYPGHTPLYNFEKALMFLGSSMGSFFHPERNEFIVALGESTAIEPVLKSLQRTMLSDKTGREILRERPRITSTSLDLDHLRSLPDNTIGKQYIIWLDREGVSPDTRVPVKYIDNEELAYIFQRYRECHDFYHAITGLPIIIEGEISVKVLEFLNIGIPMSGLGALFAPLRLKPSQRRRLREIYYPWAMQSGLFSKPLINVYWEKILEKDINEFRKEMGIEPPPDLRNLRKEFFAMKRKEKEMKQQALK, from the coding sequence atgatgattacCCGTGTCTCCAAAGGATCTTCCCTACTATCTTCGTCAACTCGTTCACAAAAACGAACATTTATTTTCACCACGCTAGCAACCACTGTATTTGGATCTGTTCTTTGGTCAAAAAACAATGTCCTTGCATCAATGATGGAAAATGGCGAATTGCATTACGATGACCCGAATAAGAAGTTCAATTTAGATAAAAGACCAATGTTTCAACGTCCAGATCCAGAGTATCCTGGTCACACGCCATTgtacaattttgaaaaagcaTTGATGTTTCTTGGATCGTCAATGGGATCATTTTTCCACCCGGAAAGAAACGAGTTTATTGTTGCTCTTGGTGAATCAACTGCCATTGAACCAGTGTTGAAAAGTTTACAACGAACTATGTTGAGTGATAAGACGGGAAGAGAAATTCTTCGTGAAAGACCACGCATTACTTCAACATCGTTAGATCTAGACCATTTACGCTCTTTACCGGACAACACAATCGGAAAGCAGTACATTATATGGTTGGATCGTGAGGGTGTTAGTCCAGATACAAGAGTGCCGGTTAAGTACATTGACAATGAGGAGCTTGCTTACATTTTCCAACGTTATCGCGAATGCCATGATTTCTACCATGCAATTACTGGATTACCAATCATTATTGAAGGTGAGATTTCAGTCAAGGTTCTTGAGTTTCTCAATATTGGCATCCCAATGAGTGGGTTAGGTGCATTATTTGCACCTTTGAGATTGAAGCCAAGTCAGCGCAGGAGATTGAGAGAGATTTATTATCCATGGGCAATGCAAAGTggattgttttcaaaacctTTGATTAATGTGTATTGGGAGAAGATCTTGGAGAAGGATATCAATGAgtttagaaaagaaatgggTATTGAACCTCCTCCagatttgagaaatttgagaaaagaaTTCTTTGCAATGAAGCggaaagagaaagagatgAAACAACAAGCATTGAAATGA
- a CDS encoding Spc19 subunit of the Dam1 (DASH) complex (which acts in chromosome segregation by coupling kinetochores to spindle microtubules) yields MPSPPSYHPYNNLQNCNNSIKESIELLRNSNQKLKESTGDSSRLKYILSTKKIFGLVPELDLDDAKQSYSETITPQVNKRFVKLKEETNRLELRSKELAQELNLARERLNSYRSGREAWELNTEELSQDPRYDRQKLKRLKDLQNMRSRLQFNVNLMQS; encoded by the coding sequence ATGCCACTGCCCCCTTCTTATCACCCATACAACAATTTACAGAACTGCAACAACTCCATAAAGGAGTCAATTGAACTCCTACGAAACTCAAACCAAAAACTAAAGGAATCCACTGGTGACAGTTCACGTTTGAAATATATattgtcaacaaagaaaatatttggTTTAGTACCTGAGTTGGACTTGGATGATGCAAAACAAAGTTATTCGGAGACCATTACCCCACAAGTGAATAAAAGATTTGTAAAGCTTAAAGAGGAAACCAACCGGTTGGAGCTAAGGCTGAAGGAATTGGCTCAAGAACTCAATTTGGCAAGAGAAAGGCTTAATAGCTATCGCAGTGGACGAGAAGCTTGGGAACTAAACACAGAAGAGCTACTGCAGGACCCAAGATACGATAgacaaaaattgaagagattgaaagatttacaaaatatGAGATCAAGATTGCAATTTAATGTCAATTTGATGCAGTCATAA
- a CDS encoding Gga2 protein (S. cerevisiae homolog GGA2 has role protein targeting to vacuole involved in ubiquitin-dependent protein catabolic process via the multivesicular body sorting pathway, Golgi to endosome transport, Golgi to vacuole transport), which yields MSSSYSLDKINPKLLRRIYRACRPSNDEPNLALNLEICDYVNAKKGSAPRDAAIAVVKLISQRDPQTSELALALLDNLVKNCGYPFHLQISRKEFLNELVKRFPERPTLRYSRVQRLILAQIEEWYQTICRTSKYKDDFTYIRDMHRLLANKGYVFPEVKVEDIAVLNPGDNLKSLEDIQKEEAEVHSAKLQELIRRGRPQDLQEANKLMKIMAGFKDDNVKENKKQLKDDIVRLGRKVEILGEMLQSIESSGDKIGDDSDEALLELYSSVKSSQPIISKIIDQEGEEGDEEVNNLLALNDNVNKVIQKYQLLKGGKVEEASKLNISGGAGAAADLNLIDFDDEPEDVNASKEQGYNDLLSDLSNLTFGDNTGSKLTNGNKVNPLNLYGAGGSISLGGNTTQLHQPTPTTQSSSSNFDLLSDLNSPSPQLQSNLGVNKQAQGLDPFGFDFPSTTPSNLQKQPGSRSFINTINVNQSSGSSTNLKIEVGVLQASASSFKGSVLVSNVQSQTISQVKFMLAVPKSCKLNLQPQSADSINGLTNEGITQDFTIENPQEKQLKIKWKVEYKVGNELKDDTGVTILK from the coding sequence ATGTCGTCATCTTATTCACTTGATAAGATCAACCCGAAATTATTACGTCGTATTTACCGAGCATGCAGACCATCCAATGATGAGCCCAATTTGGCCCTCAATTTAGAGATTTGTGATTATGTTAATGCTAAAAAGGGGTCTGCACCTAGAGATGCAGCCATTGCAGTAGTTAAATTGATTAGTCAAAGGGATCCACAAACTTCGGAATTGGCTTTAGCGTTATTGGACAATTTAGTCAAAAATTGTGGTTACCCTTTTCATTTGCAAATATCAAGAAAAGAGTTTTTAAATGAATTGGTAAAAAGGTTCCCCGAGAGACCTACATTGAGATACTCGCGTGTGCAACGTTTGATTTTAGCACAGATTGAGGAATGGTATCAAACTATTTGTCGTACTTCTAAATACAAGGATGATTTTACTTATATTAGGGATATGCATAGATTATTGGCTAACAAGGGGTATGTTTTTCCCGAGGTTAAAGTCGAAGATATTGCCGTGTTGAATCCAGGtgacaatttgaaatcgtTAGAGGATATTCAAAAGGAAGAAGCAGAGGTGCATTCGGCTAAATTGCAAGAATTGATTAGACGAGGAAGACCTCAAGACTTGCAAGAGGCTaataaattgatgaaaattatgGCTGGGTTCAAAGATGACAATGTCAAGgaaaacaagaaacaattgaaggatGATATAGTCAGATTGGGTAGAAAAGTTGAGATTTTGGGTGAAATGttgcaatcaattgaaagctCGGGTGATAAAATTGGCGATGATTCTGATGAAGCTTTGCTTGAGTTGTACAGTTCAGTGAAAAGCTCACAACCTATAATAAGCAAAATAATAGATCAAGAAGGCGAAGAGGGCGATGAAGAGGTCAATAATCTCTTAGCCTTGAACGACAATGTCAACAAAGTGATACAAAAGTACCAATTGTTAAAGGGTGGCAAAGTAGAAGAAGCAAGCAAACTCAACATCTCTGGAGGAGCTGGAGCAGCAgctgatttgaatttgatcgattttgatgatgaaccaGAGGATGTTAATGCAAGTAAGGAACAAGGATACAACGATTTACTAAGCGATTTATCCAACTTGACTTTTGGCGACAATACTGGCAGTAAATTGACCAACGGAAACAAGGTGAatccattgaatttgtaCGGAGCTGGGGGTTCGATATCATTGGGCGGAAACACAACACAATTGCACCAACCTACGCCAACGACTCAATCAAGCTCTTCTAACTTTGACTTGTTGAGTGATTTGAATTCGCCATCACCACAATTGCAGTCAAATTTAGGTGTCAACAAACAAGCCCAAGGCTTGGATCcgtttggatttgattttccAAGTACTACTCCTTCAAACTTGCAAAAGCAACCAGGATCTCGcagtttcatcaatacTATTAACGTTAACCAATCTAGTGGTTCTTCAACTAACCTCAAGATTGAAGTCGGGGTATTGCAAGCATCAGCTTCATCGTTCAAGGGGTCCGTTTTGGTCTCAAATGTCCAATCTCAAACAATTTCTCAGGTCAAATTTATGCTTGCGGTTCCTAAATCATGCAAACTTAATTTACAACCTCAATCCGCCGATTCGATCAATGGATTGACCAATGAGGGCATTACACAAGatttcacaattgaaaatcctcaagagaaacaattgaaaattaaaTGGAAGGTTGAATACAAAGTTGGCAATGAGTTGAAAGACGATACAGGTGTGACTATCTTAAAGTAG
- a CDS encoding Ecm33 GPI-anchored cell wall protein, translated as MQLKNLLAVSAIAGLASAANNSTLTTATPSINKDCSFSDFTATASSQVSQVAACETAAGNIVINGDAFGTVELTGLQQLYGDLAIRNVTQAQTINAPTLQLVSGDLEINACTVLSNLNLAQLTTVGTLELTALPALESTGLAAGLTSAESIIVSDTGLNHLTGINVYQLKVFNVNNNDDIDSIDSGLKEVTDTIDISYNADKVDVNLDELTSAKNIVLQQVNSFNAPNLTVANGSITITSSSLEKLELAQLKSVGNAIALSKNEDLEELDFPKLTTIGGALQISDNDNLKSLEAFSEVTSIGGTVNINGSFDNGTFDSLTKVAGGFILKIDGDLSCSAFNKLNSKGDIKGDKFQCQDQQTTSSSSSAKKNSQSSDSSDSSETGSDSSSSSDSSSSSSDSSSKSNDASSSRIGLFATVVSTFVAVGAALF; from the exons atgcaattgaagaacTTATTAGCTGTATCAGCTATTGCAGGATTAGCTTCTGCTGCCAACA ACTCCACTTTGACTACAGCTACTCCGCTGATAAACAAAGACTGTTCTTTCTCAGACTTTACTGCCACCGCTTCATCACAAGTTTCCCAAGTTGCTGCATGTGAAACTGCTGCAGGTAACATCGTCATCAATGGTGATGCTTTCGGTACAGTTGAATTAACTGGTTTGCAACAATTATACGGTGACTTGGCCATCAGAAACGTTACCCAAGCCCAAACCATTAATGCCCCAACTTTGCAATTGGTTTCGGgtgatttggaaatcaaTGCTTGTACCGTTTTGTCCAACTTGAACTTGGCTCAATTGACCACTGTTGGTACTTTGGAATTGACTGCTTTGCCAGCTTTAGAATCAACTGGTTTGGCTGCTGGTTTAACCTCTGCTGAATCTATTATTGTTTCTGATACTGGTTTGAACCATTTGACTGGTATCAATGTTTACCAATTGAAGGTCTTCAACGTTAACAACAATGACGATATtgactcaattgattcagGTTTGAAAGAAGTTACTGATACTATTGATATTTCTTACAATGCTGACAAGGTTGATGTTAACTTGGATGAATTGACTTCAGCCAAGAACATTGTCTTGCAACAAGTtaattcattcaatgcaCCAAACTTGACTGTTGCTAACGGTTCCATCACTATCACTTCATCTTCCCTTGAAAAGCTTGAATTGgctcaattgaaatctgTTGGTAATGCCATTGCTCTTAGCAAgaatgaagatttggaagaattggatttCCCTAAATTGACTACTATTGGTGGCGCTTTGCAAATTTCAGACAACGACAACTTAAAATCATTGGAAGCTTTTTCAGAAGTCACTTCTATTGGCGGTACCGTCAACATTAACGGTTCTTTTGACAATGGTACTTTTGACTCATTGACTAAAGTTGCTGGTGGTTTCATCTTGAAGATTGACGGTGACTTGTCATGTTCCgctttcaacaaattgaactCCAAGGGTGATATTAAAGGTGACAAATTCCAATGTCAAGATCAACAAAccacttcatcatcatcatccgCCAAAAAGAACTCCCAATCTTCTGATTCATCTGATTCAAGTGAAACTGGATCAgactcttcttcatcttcagactcatcatcatcatcttcagaCTCATCTAGTAAATCCAACGATGCTTCATCCTCAAGAATTGGATTGTTTGCCACCGTTGTTTCTACTTTTGTTGCCGTTGGTGCTGCTTTGTTCTAG
- a CDS encoding succinate dehydrogenase: MLSRLGVGHTARLSNRLVKPSLIRGIKTIPQPPGFIVGTVNDAYVGPKPHKLEGSYHWTLERLVSAGLVPLVLAPMFTGASTFVDSTLSALLLYHCYAGFQSCIIDYIPKRVYGSYFNYAMYLLTFGTGVAGYGIYEIEKKEGGISTIISKLWKA, encoded by the coding sequence ATGTTGTCTCGTCTCGGAGTTGGCCATACAGCTAGATTATCAAACAGATTAGTCAAACCATCTTTAATTAGGGGTATAAAAACTATTCCACAACCACCTGGATTTATTGTTGGTACTGTTAATGATGCATATGTAGGACCAAAACCGCACAAGCTTGAAGGATCATATCACTGGACTCTTGAAAGACTTGTAAGTGCTGGCTTGGTGCCTTTGGTTTTGGCTCCGATGTTTACTGGAGCATCAACATTTGTCGACTCAACCTTGAGTGCATTGTTATTATACCACTGTTATGCTGGTTTCCAATCTTGTATCATAGATTATATTCCAAAAAGAGTATATGGATCTTATTTCAACTATGCTATGTATCTTTTGACTTTTGGAACTGGTGTTGCTGGTTACGGTATCTacgaaattgaaaagaaagagggTGGAATAAGTACAATCATTTCAAAGTTGTGGAAAGCTTAA
- a CDS encoding Lip2 protein (S. cerevisiae homolog LIP2 has ligase activity, has role in protein lipoylation and localizes to mitochondrion), translating into MNRYYHTINKANRTLQHIHFPGISTFQHGLDIQSALMEHNLDYKRIESKVRRIEKQNQTSSTVQQGLLDKMQQVQPRSTVLTFQFENVYASGLKSKKQISQQDIEKFARFGCKFYQLERGGQVTWHGKGQLVAYVVVDLKSFFKLSAKCFVNRVLLQSVVNVLGNFGVQGKISDENPGVWVVNSQGEEEKIASVGVRVRHGVTEFGIALNINPDLKFLNTFEMCGLKSKQTTSLKQELEKSVRNGALPSIGNAADLFAEEVAEALKMEQIDKVIL; encoded by the coding sequence atgaatcgGTATTACCacaccatcaacaaagcCAATCGTACACTCCAGCATATCCATTTCCCTGGTatatcaacttttcaacatGGTCTTGACATCCAGTCGGCATTAATGGAACATAACCTTGATTACAAAAGGATAGAGTCAAAGGTACGACGTATAGAGAAGCAGAACCAAACGCTGTCAACCGTTCAGCAAGGCCTTCTCGATAAAATGCAACAAGTTCAACCGCGGTCTACTGTACTCactttccaatttgaaaatgtttaCGCTTCAGGCTTGAAActgaagaaacaaattaGTCAACaggatattgaaaaatttgcCCGATTTGGGTGCAAGTTCTATCAACTAGAGCGTGGTGGTCAAGTGACGTGGCATGGCAAAGGGCAACTTGTGGCATATGTAGTGGTTGACTTGAAATcgtttttcaaactttcaGCCAAGTGTTTTGTAAATAGAGTATTGCTACAATCCGTGGTCAATGTACTTGGAAACTTTGGCGTTCAAGGTAAAATACTGGATGAAAATCCAGGAGTTTGGGTGGTCAATAGCCAAGGtgaagaggaaaagatTGCAAGTGTTGGTGTTCGAGTACGCCATGGTGTGACTGAGTTTGGTATTGCTTTAAATATTAATCcagatttgaaattcttgaaCACGTTTGAAATGTGTGGATTGAAGCTGAAGCAAACGACATCGTTGAAACAGGAGTTGGAGAAATCTGTGCGCAACGGTGCACTTCCAAGCATTGGCAACGCTGCTGATTTATTTGCCGAAGAGGTGGCTGAAGCACTAAAAATGGAGCAAATAGACAAAGTAATCCTATAA
- a CDS encoding Rad16 protein (protein similar to S. cerevisiae Rad16p), giving the protein MNGLNDTYYKNGHVDSGSDLSDIGGGFVVGDADTKRRRATGRRTPKRQTTRNTRYTEPSSDDDSDEEVDSDTYANVEVPQGPRVTRATPTRRNGNQKKKVALQADGSSSDDDEEFTLSLDDERDTPSSDDDDIVFLGSRTTNPNGTSETITIDSSSDDEPLANIPARDPPTAPPKQVKRKRAPARTKKAAKPKISHYERSTNNLYTNHPELRTVFTDLASYEPIKPERAEHPAGMTIKLLPFQLEGLNWLLKQEEGRFQGGILADEMGMGKTIQTIGLFMHDTTKKPNLVVGPTVALMQWKNEIERHTDGKLKVLLFHGGNRVNKVSELEGYDVILTSYSVLESSFRKQQYGFRRKGNLVKEKSALHETEFYRVVLDEAHNIKDRTSNTSRAANYLKTKKRWCLTGTPLQNRIGEIYSLIRYMKLEPFHKYFCTKCECASNDWKFSNGRTCDFCGHPGMMHTNFFNHFMLKNILKFGLEGDGMDSFKNLRLLLDNMMLRRTKIERADDLGLPPRIVEIRRDRFNEEERDLYTSLYSDSKRKFNDYVAEGVVLNNYANIFTLITRMRQLADHPDLVLKRYGTNQVADHIDGVIMCQLCDDEAEEPIESKCHHRFCRMCIQEYIESFDGVNSKLTCPVCHIGLSIDLEQPALEVDEELFTKASIVNRIKQGSHGGEWRSSTKIEALVEELYKLRSDKHTIKSIVFSQFTSMLDLIEWRLKRAGFQTAKLSGSMSPQQRDNTIKYFMDNIEVEVFLVSLKAGGVALNLCEASQVFLMDPWWNPSVEWQSMDRVHRIGQKRPIRITRFCIEDSIESKIIELQEKKANMINATINHDEAAVSKLTPDDLQFLFMN; this is encoded by the coding sequence ATGAATGGTTTGAACGATACTTACTATAAAAATGGTCACGTGGATTCAGGTTCCGACTTAAGTGATATAGGTGGTGGATTTGTGGTTGGTGACGCTGATAccaagagaagaagagcaACGGGAAGAAGAACGCCAAAAAGACAGACCACCAGAAACACGAGATACACCGAGCCATCATCTGACGATGACAGCGATGAAGAGGTGGACTCTGACACATATGCTAACGTGGAAGTGCCTCAGGGACCACGTGTAACGCGTGCCACACCAACGCGTCGCAATGGcaaccaaaagaagaaggtggCGCTACAGGCCGACGGGTCTTcatctgatgatgatgaggagtTCACTTTGAGCTTGGACGACGAAAGGGATACACCATCgtcagatgatgatgatattgtaTTTTTGGGATCAAGGACCACAAATCCCAATGGAACTAGCGAGACAATTACCATAGACAGTTCCTCCGATGATGAACCATTGGCCAATATACCTGCCAGGGATCCGCCAACAGCTCCGCCAAAGCAAgtgaagagaaaaagagcCCCTGCAAGGACAAAAAAAGCTGCGAAACCCAAAATATCGCATTATGAACGTTCTACAAATAACCTCTACACAAATCATCCGGAGCTAAGAACTGTTTTCACAGACTTAGCTAGCTATGAGCCAATAAAGCCTGAGCGTGCTGAGCATCCTGCAGGCATGACTATCAAGTTACTTCCTTTCCAGTTGGAGGGGTTGAATTGGCTTTTGAAGCAAGAGGAAGGTAGATTCCAAGGGGGTATTTTGGCCGATGAAATGGGTATGGgtaaaacaatacaaacaattggGTTATTTATGCACGATACCACCAAAAAGCCGAACTTGGTTGTTGGTCCCACAGTTGCTTTAATGCAATGGAAAAATGAAATCGAGAGGCACACAGATGGCAAGTTGAAGGTATTGCTATTCCACGGTGGAAATCGTGTAAATAAGGTTAGTGAGTTGGAAGGTTATGATGTTATTTTGACATCCTACTCGGTCTTGGAGTCCTCGTTCAGGAAACAGCAGTATGGTTTCAGAAGGAAGGGGAATCTTGTGAAGGAGAAATCAGCATTGCATGAAACAGAATTCTATAGGGTTGTCTTGGATGAAGCTCATAACATCAAAGATAGGACTTCAAATACTTCCAGAGCTGCAAATTATCTCAAGACAAAGAAGAGATGGTGTTTAACGGGTACGCCATTGCAAAATAGAATCGGTGAAATCTACTCCTTAATTAGGTACATGAAACTAGAACCCTTCCACAAGTATTTTTGTACCAAGTGTGAATGTGCTAGTAACGATTGGAAATTCTCGAATGGAAGGACTTGTGACTTTTGCGGGCATCCAGGAATGATGCACACTAATTTTTTTAACCATTTtatgttgaagaatattttgaaatttggatTGGAAGGTGATGGTATGGACAGTTTCAAGAATTTGCGATTATTATTGGATAATATGATGTTGAGAagaaccaaaattgaaagagcTGACGATTTGGGTTTGCCTCCAAGAATTGTTGAGATCAGGCGTGATAGATTCAATGAAGAGGAAAGAGATCTTTACACGTCTCTTTACAGTGATTCCAAGAGAAAGTTCAATGACTATGTGGCCGAGGGTGTGGTGTTGAACAACTATGCCAACATTTTTACTTTGATTACTAGAATGAGGCAATTGGCTGATCACCCAGATttagttttgaaaagataTGGGACTAACCAGGTTGCAGATCATATTGATGGTGTAATAATGTGTCAACTATGCGACGATGAAGCCGAAGAGCCAATTGAGTCGAAATGTCACCACAGATTTTGCCGCATGTGTATTCAGGAGTatattgaatcatttgatgGTGTTAATAGTAAACTTACATGTCCAGTTTGCCATATTGGATTGTCTATCGATTTGGAGCAACCAGCTCTTGAAGTGGACGAAGAGTTGTTTACAAAGGCTTCCATCGTTAACAGAATCAAACAGGGTTCACACGGAGGTGAATGGAGGTCTTctaccaaaattgaagctCTCGTTGAGGAGTTGTATAAGCTTAGGTCTGACAAACATACCATTAAATCCATTGTGTTTTCGCAATTCACCTCaatgttggatttgattgagtGGAGGTTGAAAAGAGCTGGGTTTCAAACGGCAAAATTGTCTGGATCCATGTCACCACAACAGCGTGATAACACGATCAAATATTTCATGGACAacattgaagttgaagtgTTTTTAGTTTCATTAAAGGCAGGAGGTGTCGCTTTGAACTTGTGTGAAGCTTCACAAGTATTTTTGATGGATCCTTGGTGGAATCCTAGTGTTGAATGGCAGTCCATGGACCGTGTTCATAGAATAGGCCAAAAGAGGCCGATTAGGATCACAAGATTTTGTATTGAGGATAGTATTGAGCTGAAAATTATTGAGttacaagaaaagaaggcaAATATGATCAATGCAACAATCAACCATGATGAGGCTGCTGTTAGTAAATTAACTCCTGATGATCTACAGTTTTTGTTCATGAACTAA